The Verrucomicrobiota bacterium JB022 genome has a window encoding:
- a CDS encoding NAD-dependent epimerase/dehydratase family protein, producing MKVLITGGAGFLGRYIVERCLARGYQVVSFQRSDAPDLRAQGVDVRRGSLTDAQAVADAAAGCDAVFHVAALAGIWGPYADYFAANVEGTRHVLGACRAQGARYLVYTSTPSVVFNRQSFAGADESLPYGRDWLSPYAPTKAQAEQEALAAHAPGTLEVCALRPHLIWGVGDPHLLPRVVQRARQGRLRIVGDGQNRVDITRVENAADAHLLALDALQAGRAGGKAYFLSQGEPVALWPWVNEVLQQVGVAPLKRKISLRAAHTIGTVAESIWKTFRLKGEPPMTRFVALELAKDHWYDISAARRDLDYRPENHPTAEGVEHWAEHYRQQAR from the coding sequence ATGAAAGTCCTCATCACCGGCGGGGCGGGGTTCCTCGGGCGCTACATTGTCGAGCGTTGCCTCGCGCGCGGCTATCAGGTCGTGTCGTTTCAACGCTCCGACGCTCCCGACCTGCGAGCCCAGGGCGTCGACGTGCGCCGTGGCAGCCTGACCGACGCCCAAGCGGTGGCAGACGCGGCGGCGGGTTGTGACGCGGTTTTCCACGTGGCCGCTCTGGCGGGGATCTGGGGGCCGTATGCGGACTACTTTGCCGCCAATGTCGAAGGGACTCGCCACGTGCTGGGAGCGTGCCGCGCACAGGGGGCGCGCTACCTGGTCTACACCAGCACGCCCAGCGTGGTCTTCAATCGCCAGTCGTTTGCCGGAGCCGACGAATCGCTGCCCTACGGGCGAGATTGGCTGAGCCCCTACGCGCCGACCAAGGCCCAGGCCGAGCAGGAGGCCCTCGCCGCCCATGCGCCGGGCACGCTGGAGGTATGCGCTCTGCGGCCGCACCTCATCTGGGGGGTCGGCGATCCGCACCTGCTGCCGCGCGTGGTCCAACGGGCGCGCCAAGGGAGGCTCCGCATCGTGGGCGACGGCCAGAACCGGGTCGACATCACCCGGGTGGAAAATGCCGCCGACGCCCACCTGCTGGCGCTCGATGCCCTGCAAGCCGGGCGCGCGGGCGGCAAGGCCTACTTCCTGAGCCAAGGGGAACCCGTCGCACTATGGCCGTGGGTCAACGAAGTCCTGCAGCAAGTCGGCGTCGCGCCTCTCAAGCGCAAGATTTCGCTGCGGGCCGCCCATACGATCGGCACGGTCGCAGAAAGTATCTGGAAGACGTTCCGCCTGAAGGGTGAGCCGCCGATGACCCGATTCGTCGCCCTCGAACTGGCCAAGGACCACTGGTACGACATCTCCGCCGCCCGCCGAGACCTCGACTACCGCCCGGAAAACCACCCCACCGCCGAAGGAGTGGAGCATTGGGCCGAGCACTACCGCCAGCAGGCGCGCTAG
- a CDS encoding peptide ABC transporter substrate-binding protein → MRPFRPFCLIVSLICLLLAGGCRRTAEVDLAAQEGYLLVGTGPEPESFDPQLSTSANAINLHLALWEGLTAPNPQDLSPQPGVAESWDVSPDGLTYTFHLRPEAKWSNGEPLTAQDFAYAWQRLLSPAVAAGNAAMLYVIDGAEAFNQGQTTDFAQVGVRALDTRTLQVRLDHRVPDLLERLMHPSFAPLPRATVEAAGEAFVRQDAWARPGRMVSNGPFRFSEWRPNERIVVERNPHYWNDAQTSLQGVRFFPITDLSTEERAFQAGQLHVTEALPPRRVPYYQQNQPEVLRVDPYLGTYYYLLNHEVKPLDDVRVRRALSAAIDRRAITEQILQGGQQPALQFTPERLLDAETSLPTIEEGKQLLAEAGYPNGEGFPALELVYNASETHQRIAEAIQSMWQRAYGITVNLSNVEAKTYYERRRTGEFAVARAVWIADYVSPQTFLEIWTSGHSNNYSRWGDTAYDALLEEAARATTPEQRRQRYAEAERYLEQQAVMLPIYHYTTAYLIRPEVKGWTANPLDWHPYQYVRLQNDAQD, encoded by the coding sequence ATGCGCCCTTTCCGGCCCTTTTGCCTGATCGTCTCCCTCATTTGCCTGCTGCTGGCGGGCGGTTGCCGTCGCACCGCCGAAGTCGACCTTGCCGCCCAGGAGGGCTATCTGCTTGTCGGCACCGGTCCGGAGCCGGAAAGCTTCGACCCGCAGCTCTCGACCAGCGCCAATGCGATCAATCTGCATCTCGCGCTCTGGGAGGGGCTGACCGCGCCCAACCCGCAAGACCTCTCTCCCCAGCCGGGCGTCGCCGAGAGCTGGGATGTTTCGCCTGACGGGCTGACCTACACCTTCCACCTCCGCCCGGAAGCCAAGTGGTCCAACGGGGAGCCGCTCACGGCGCAGGATTTCGCCTATGCCTGGCAGCGCCTGTTAAGCCCGGCGGTAGCGGCGGGCAACGCAGCCATGCTCTACGTGATCGATGGTGCAGAGGCTTTCAACCAAGGGCAAACAACCGACTTTGCGCAGGTGGGCGTCCGCGCGCTCGATACGCGCACGCTGCAGGTGCGGCTCGACCACCGGGTGCCCGACCTGCTCGAACGCCTGATGCACCCGAGCTTTGCCCCCCTGCCCCGCGCGACGGTTGAAGCTGCGGGCGAGGCGTTTGTACGACAGGATGCCTGGGCGCGCCCGGGCCGGATGGTCAGCAACGGGCCGTTCCGCTTCAGCGAATGGCGACCGAACGAGCGCATCGTCGTGGAGCGCAACCCGCACTACTGGAACGACGCCCAGACGAGCCTGCAAGGCGTGCGCTTTTTCCCGATTACCGACCTCAGCACGGAGGAGCGCGCGTTTCAGGCCGGTCAACTCCATGTGACGGAGGCCCTGCCCCCGCGCCGCGTGCCGTATTACCAACAGAACCAGCCGGAGGTGCTGCGCGTCGATCCCTACCTGGGCACGTATTATTATTTGCTGAACCATGAGGTGAAGCCACTCGACGATGTGCGCGTGCGACGCGCCTTGAGCGCCGCGATCGACCGCCGCGCGATCACCGAGCAGATCCTGCAAGGCGGCCAGCAACCAGCCCTGCAGTTCACGCCCGAGCGCCTGCTGGACGCCGAAACCTCCCTCCCCACGATCGAGGAGGGCAAGCAGCTTTTGGCCGAAGCCGGTTACCCGAACGGTGAAGGCTTCCCGGCGCTGGAGCTGGTCTACAACGCCTCGGAGACGCACCAGCGCATCGCAGAAGCGATCCAGAGCATGTGGCAACGGGCCTACGGCATCACCGTCAACCTCAGCAACGTCGAGGCCAAGACCTATTACGAGCGCCGACGTACAGGCGAGTTTGCGGTGGCCCGCGCGGTATGGATCGCCGATTACGTCTCGCCTCAGACCTTTCTTGAAATCTGGACCAGCGGCCACAGCAACAACTACAGCCGCTGGGGCGACACCGCCTACGATGCCCTGCTGGAGGAAGCCGCGCGGGCCACCACTCCGGAGCAGCGTCGCCAACGCTACGCCGAGGCCGAGCGATATCTGGAGCAGCAAGCTGTCATGCTGCCGATCTACCACTACACCACCGCCTACCTGATCCGCCCCGAGGTGAAGGGCTGGACCGCCAATCCCCTCGACTGGCACCCCTACCAATACGTTCGCCTGCAAAATGATGCGCAGGATTGA
- a CDS encoding N-acetyltransferase, translated as MSGYEVSIRPALPQDSGEIEDLLLLAFKGEDEARSHATARRAGHVIHEFVATTVQRQIVGMVALGPVWHERIGPHPVALGIVPLAVAADWQRQGVGTALVWAALHAAREHGPLVVVLGEPKYYSRFGFRPASNWKWNSQYQAGQAFQALWHGPDDVHIPPGMLVYAPAWRA; from the coding sequence ATGAGCGGCTACGAAGTGTCGATTCGGCCCGCGCTCCCTCAAGACTCCGGCGAGATTGAGGACCTGCTGCTGCTCGCGTTCAAGGGCGAAGATGAAGCACGGAGTCACGCCACCGCCCGCCGCGCCGGTCATGTGATCCACGAGTTCGTCGCCACCACCGTGCAGCGCCAGATCGTGGGCATGGTCGCCCTTGGGCCCGTCTGGCACGAACGCATCGGCCCCCACCCCGTCGCGCTCGGTATCGTGCCGCTCGCCGTCGCCGCCGACTGGCAACGCCAAGGCGTCGGTACCGCTTTGGTCTGGGCGGCACTGCACGCGGCCCGTGAGCATGGTCCGCTGGTCGTGGTGCTGGGCGAGCCCAAATACTACAGCCGCTTTGGCTTCCGCCCGGCCAGCAACTGGAAGTGGAACAGCCAGTACCAAGCCGGGCAGGCCTTCCAGGCCTTGTGGCACGGGCCGGACGACGTCCATATCCCGCCCGGCATGCTGGTCTACGCCCCCGCCTGGCGGGCGTGA
- a CDS encoding glycosyltransferase family 39 protein yields the protein MGLFAFTPQVSVDAFTRSVYGTLLSALILCVCFWARFERKPGGILTKAFWLDRARQRRLGIALLAAVVGTLFIVRTQDYAFKTIWDEHVIANTAQNLYTKRVAFNSGRVYNYSNARFVLSPFYDKRPAAFPFFVALTHDLFGYDPHRTIQLNACLAFGAMFLFFLLLQRLWGLKGAAFGLACLVTVPVFASEASSGGIGMSSIFLVLALIALLARWLERPDKDGLAAAAFLAVLLAQTRYESFLYLAGMGLVVAYVWWQQKRIMLPWVVLLCPVLLIPHVWQNHVVKLNPKLLELGTVGKEQVLSFGYIPEMSARALHFFFDPEVPQSNHIFLAGIAAIAAVGWLVLARRKASDWSTLSPTAKVAVLFIPAFLLQLLLILCYAFPLDMQITSRLSLPLFLPMAALAAWLLIEVRHRWVQGVILGGFVLFFMQFQITKFNRVNFYTSGMVASVFEQLEDELDRFDPDNTVFISTDVPFFDIFGYNAAGAGSFQSRLPQVKWILEQKEHPRFLVWDIESYNGMTGEWEKSFDTTKLTDNVKTEVVWTVYEDPYYRGVLSEVIAIEDVEAAGPAAPFEHPGQFKGFYYSSLP from the coding sequence GTGGGTTTATTCGCGTTTACGCCCCAGGTGAGCGTCGACGCCTTTACCCGCTCGGTTTACGGCACCCTCCTCAGTGCGCTGATCCTTTGTGTCTGCTTTTGGGCCCGCTTCGAGCGCAAGCCGGGCGGCATCCTGACCAAGGCTTTCTGGCTCGACCGGGCGCGACAACGGCGGCTCGGCATTGCGCTGCTGGCGGCGGTGGTGGGGACGCTCTTCATCGTCCGCACCCAGGATTACGCCTTCAAGACGATCTGGGATGAGCACGTGATCGCCAACACCGCTCAAAACCTTTACACCAAGCGCGTCGCCTTCAACTCCGGGCGCGTCTACAACTACAGCAACGCGCGCTTTGTCCTGAGCCCTTTTTACGACAAGCGCCCAGCGGCGTTCCCGTTTTTCGTGGCGCTGACGCATGACTTGTTTGGCTACGACCCCCATCGCACGATTCAGCTCAACGCCTGTCTCGCCTTTGGGGCGATGTTCCTCTTCTTTCTCCTGCTGCAACGCCTGTGGGGGTTGAAAGGAGCGGCGTTTGGCCTCGCCTGCCTCGTTACGGTGCCGGTTTTTGCCAGCGAGGCCTCCAGCGGCGGTATCGGGATGTCGTCGATCTTTCTGGTCCTGGCCCTGATCGCACTGCTTGCGCGCTGGCTGGAGCGGCCAGACAAGGACGGGCTGGCTGCGGCGGCCTTTCTCGCCGTGTTGCTGGCACAGACCCGCTATGAGTCGTTTCTCTACCTAGCGGGTATGGGGCTGGTGGTAGCTTATGTGTGGTGGCAGCAAAAGCGGATCATGCTGCCGTGGGTCGTCCTGCTGTGCCCGGTGCTGCTGATCCCGCATGTGTGGCAAAACCATGTCGTGAAGCTGAACCCCAAGCTCCTGGAGCTGGGCACGGTGGGCAAGGAGCAGGTGCTCAGTTTCGGCTACATCCCCGAGATGTCGGCCCGGGCGCTGCACTTCTTTTTCGATCCCGAGGTGCCGCAGTCCAACCATATCTTTCTGGCGGGCATTGCGGCAATTGCGGCGGTGGGTTGGCTCGTGCTGGCGCGTCGCAAGGCCAGCGACTGGTCGACGCTCAGCCCTACGGCCAAGGTGGCGGTGCTGTTCATCCCGGCCTTTTTGCTGCAACTGCTGCTGATCCTCTGCTACGCCTTCCCGCTCGACATGCAGATCACCAGTCGCCTCTCGCTGCCCCTGTTTCTGCCGATGGCGGCCTTGGCGGCCTGGCTGTTGATCGAGGTGCGGCATCGCTGGGTGCAGGGGGTGATCCTCGGCGGGTTCGTGCTGTTCTTCATGCAGTTCCAGATCACGAAGTTCAACCGCGTCAATTTCTACACCTCCGGCATGGTGGCTTCGGTTTTCGAGCAACTGGAGGATGAGCTGGACCGTTTCGACCCCGACAACACGGTCTTCATTTCCACCGACGTGCCGTTTTTCGACATCTTTGGTTACAATGCTGCCGGCGCAGGCAGTTTCCAGAGCCGCCTCCCGCAGGTGAAGTGGATCCTGGAGCAAAAGGAGCACCCCCGTTTTCTGGTGTGGGATATCGAGTCTTACAATGGCATGACTGGGGAGTGGGAAAAGTCTTTCGACACCACAAAGCTGACCGACAACGTGAAGACCGAGGTGGTCTGGACCGTTTACGAAGACCCTTACTACCGCGGCGTGCTCTCTGAGGTCATCGCGATTGAAGACGTCGAAGCGGCGGGCCCCGCTGCGCCTTTTGAGCACCCCGGCCAGTTCAAGGGTTTTTACTACAGCAGCCTGCCGTAG
- a CDS encoding FAD-dependent monooxygenase: protein MASEETATDWQVLIVGAGPVGLTLALALARAGIRVAVVEKEASQQPAGQALALHSRMLEILSALGLGEEIRKHGVPVHEIRVHSQEHQLFAHNLKDLESPWPEVRDIQQGLLIQILERAALGAGAQVWRGWQLNDFIYHPQYAEVVLEHAGEERIINTEYLVGCDGRNSTVRELLDLALEPQGAPERVWVAELELSNGPPLNEWQIYCHPEGGAALFPMGGADFRVILQLAPNAEGPESQYQAEMLLAERTQSWIGVRQLKWNRTVEIQPAMAESFHRGRVMLVGDAAHVMPVMGNQGMNLGVQDAFNLAWKLHAVLRGQLPPSLLETYETERKAAAKRTLGFTAQLSQLAGTPSLLKRTLRNWILPAVSGLHLARQQLLDYMETAPSLPGHDFLHVESRSKSLGSVANRRFKNGSMVGDLLPDTHLLDFSRNTHLRLRDWQNPQLWNLFLVVRTQADRETIQAIQELTSASILPEWMQVALICGRIVPAELRQLPCPVFTDAREKLQERLGFPESGLVLVRPDGHIAYRQAPVTQEDWVHYLRRLQRGR from the coding sequence ATGGCCAGTGAAGAAACCGCTACGGACTGGCAGGTCCTGATCGTGGGCGCCGGCCCCGTGGGGCTGACCTTGGCTCTGGCACTGGCCCGAGCGGGGATCCGCGTGGCCGTGGTGGAAAAAGAAGCGTCTCAACAGCCTGCCGGCCAAGCCCTTGCACTCCATTCGCGCATGCTCGAGATCCTCTCGGCACTGGGCTTGGGGGAGGAAATTCGCAAACACGGCGTCCCGGTCCACGAGATCCGTGTCCACAGCCAGGAGCACCAGCTCTTTGCCCACAACCTGAAGGATCTGGAGAGCCCTTGGCCGGAGGTGCGCGACATCCAGCAAGGCCTGTTGATCCAGATCCTGGAGCGGGCGGCATTGGGCGCCGGAGCACAGGTCTGGCGCGGCTGGCAACTCAACGACTTCATTTACCACCCCCAGTATGCGGAAGTGGTGCTGGAGCACGCCGGCGAAGAGCGCATAATCAATACCGAATACCTCGTCGGCTGCGACGGGCGGAACTCCACCGTACGGGAGCTGCTCGACCTGGCGCTGGAGCCTCAGGGCGCGCCCGAACGTGTATGGGTGGCCGAGCTGGAGCTGAGCAACGGCCCACCCCTCAATGAATGGCAGATCTATTGCCACCCCGAGGGCGGCGCCGCGCTCTTCCCGATGGGCGGGGCCGATTTTCGCGTGATCCTGCAACTGGCCCCCAACGCGGAAGGGCCTGAATCGCAATATCAGGCCGAGATGCTGCTCGCCGAGCGCACCCAGAGCTGGATTGGCGTACGACAGCTGAAATGGAACCGCACGGTCGAGATCCAGCCCGCCATGGCCGAGAGCTTTCATCGCGGTCGCGTGATGCTGGTGGGCGACGCCGCGCACGTAATGCCCGTGATGGGCAACCAAGGCATGAATCTGGGCGTGCAGGACGCCTTTAACCTCGCCTGGAAGCTCCATGCGGTACTGCGTGGGCAACTGCCTCCCAGCCTGTTGGAGACTTACGAGACCGAGCGCAAGGCTGCCGCCAAACGGACCCTCGGCTTTACCGCCCAGCTCAGCCAGCTCGCGGGCACCCCCAGCCTGCTGAAGCGCACCCTGCGCAACTGGATCCTGCCCGCCGTCAGCGGCTTGCACCTGGCGCGGCAACAGCTGCTGGACTACATGGAGACCGCGCCGAGCCTGCCCGGGCATGACTTCCTGCATGTCGAAAGCCGCAGCAAGAGCCTTGGGTCGGTCGCGAACCGACGCTTCAAAAACGGCAGCATGGTGGGAGACCTCTTGCCCGACACCCACCTGCTCGACTTTAGCCGCAATACCCACCTGCGCCTGCGCGACTGGCAAAACCCGCAGCTCTGGAACCTGTTCCTCGTCGTGCGCACTCAGGCCGACCGCGAAACGATCCAGGCGATCCAGGAGCTTACGAGCGCCTCTATCTTGCCCGAATGGATGCAGGTGGCCTTGATCTGCGGGCGCATTGTACCGGCGGAGCTGCGTCAACTCCCCTGCCCGGTCTTCACTGACGCGCGCGAAAAGCTGCAGGAGCGCCTCGGCTTCCCCGAGAGCGGCCTCGTGCTGGTCCGGCCCGACGGGCATATCGCCTATCGCCAGGCCCCGGTGACGCAAGAGGATTGGGTGCACTACCTGCGCCGCCTGCAGCGGGGGCGATAA